The following proteins come from a genomic window of Pararhodobacter sp.:
- a CDS encoding 3-hydroxyacyl-CoA dehydrogenase NAD-binding domain-containing protein — MQSLSGTRIAVLGAGLIGVSWAALFTHYGADVCVYDPEDAARAALEARSEAPYAHLAELAPDPAPRGRLRVTDDLSHALDGAMLIQENAPENIPQKHALFAQVEALAPPDAIVASSTSALTWSELAPGFKNPRRLITAHPFNPPHLVPLVELYGPDPARLDRAETFYRAAGRVPVRLNTDATGHIANRLASALWREAVHIVAEGIADVDAVDAALVNGPGLRWSVMGAHMAYHLGGGAGGMAGYLTHLGPSQQRRWASLGTPTLTPEVCQALIDGITQEAAAAIFPLWRPPATPPSSPP, encoded by the coding sequence ATGCAAAGCCTCAGTGGCACACGGATTGCGGTCTTGGGCGCAGGGTTGATCGGCGTTTCATGGGCCGCGCTGTTCACGCATTACGGCGCGGATGTGTGCGTCTATGACCCCGAGGACGCCGCGCGCGCCGCCCTTGAGGCGCGCAGTGAGGCACCCTATGCGCATCTCGCGGAACTTGCCCCAGATCCCGCCCCGCGCGGGCGTTTGCGGGTGACGGATGATCTGTCTCACGCCCTTGATGGGGCCATGTTGATCCAAGAGAACGCACCCGAAAACATTCCGCAGAAACACGCGCTTTTTGCGCAGGTGGAAGCCCTCGCGCCCCCGGATGCGATCGTCGCCTCCTCCACCTCGGCGCTGACCTGGTCCGAGCTTGCCCCCGGTTTCAAGAACCCCCGGCGGCTGATCACCGCGCACCCGTTCAACCCGCCCCATCTGGTGCCTCTGGTTGAGCTTTATGGCCCCGATCCTGCGCGGCTCGACCGTGCCGAGACGTTTTATCGGGCCGCCGGTCGCGTGCCGGTGCGGCTGAACACCGACGCCACCGGGCATATCGCCAACCGCCTCGCCTCGGCCCTGTGGCGCGAGGCGGTGCATATCGTTGCCGAGGGGATCGCCGATGTCGATGCGGTTGACGCGGCGTTGGTCAATGGCCCCGGCCTGCGCTGGTCGGTGATGGGCGCGCATATGGCCTATCATCTGGGCGGTGGCGCCGGGGGCATGGCGGGCTACCTGACCCACCTCGGCCCCAGCCAGCAACGCCGCTGGGCCAGCTTGGGAACCCCGACATTGACGCCTGAGGTCTGTCAGGCCCTGATCGACGGCATCACGCAAGAGGCGGCGGCCGCGATATTCCCTCTTTGGCGGCCGCCCGCGACGCCGCCCTCATCGCCGCCTTGA